One Urocitellus parryii isolate mUroPar1 chromosome 14, mUroPar1.hap1, whole genome shotgun sequence DNA segment encodes these proteins:
- the LOC144250174 gene encoding von Hippel-Lindau disease tumor suppressor isoform X2 gives MPRKAGSLEAAEEGAEEMEAGRQRPVLRSVTSREPSQVIFCNRSPRVVLPVWLNFDGEPQPYPTLPPGTGRRIHSYRGHLWLFRDAGTYDGLLVNQTELFVPSLNVDGQPIFANITLPVYTLKERCLQVVRSLVKPENYRRLDIVRSLYEDLEDHPNVRKDLERLTQEHIENQRLE, from the exons ATGCCCCGGAAGGCGGGGAGCCTGGAAGCGGCTGAGGAGGGCGCCGAGGAG atggaggccgGGCGGCAGCGGCCGGTGCTGCGCTCGGTGACCTCGCGCGAGCCCTCCCAGGTCATCTTTTGCAACCGCAGCCCGCGCGTCGTGCTACCTGTGTGGCTCAACTTCGACGGCGAGCCGCAGCCCTACCCCACGCTGCCGCCGGGCACGGGCCGCCGCATCCACAGCTACCGAGGTCACCTTTGGCTCTTCAGAGACGCAGGCACATATGACGGGCTTCTGGTTAACCAAACTGAACTATTTGTGCCATCTCTCAATGTTGACGGACAGCCTATTTTTGCCAACATCACTCTGCCAGTGTATACCCTGAAAGAGCGATGCCTCCAGGTTGTCCGAAGCCTAGTCAAGCCCGAGAACTACAGGAGACTGGACATCGTCAGGTCCCTCTACGAAGATCTGGAAGACCATCCTAATGTGCGGAAAGACCTGGAACGGCTAACACAGGAGCACATTGAAAATCAACGATTGGAATAG
- the LOC144250174 gene encoding von Hippel-Lindau disease tumor suppressor isoform X1: protein MPRKAGSLEAESGPEESDPEESDREESGAEEEMEAGRQRPVLRSVTSREPSQVIFCNRSPRVVLPVWLNFDGEPQPYPTLPPGTGRRIHSYRGHLWLFRDAGTYDGLLVNQTELFVPSLNVDGQPIFANITLPVYTLKERCLQVVRSLVKPENYRRLDIVRSLYEDLEDHPNVRKDLERLTQEHIENQRLE from the exons ATGCCCCGGAAGGCGGGGAGCCTGGAAGCG GAATCGGGCCCTGAGGAGTCCGATCCGGAGGAGTCAGACCGGGAGGAATCCGGCGCcgaggaggagatggaggccgGGCGGCAGCGGCCGGTGCTGCGCTCGGTGACCTCGCGCGAGCCCTCCCAGGTCATCTTTTGCAACCGCAGCCCGCGCGTCGTGCTACCTGTGTGGCTCAACTTCGACGGCGAGCCGCAGCCCTACCCCACGCTGCCGCCGGGCACGGGCCGCCGCATCCACAGCTACCGAGGTCACCTTTGGCTCTTCAGAGACGCAGGCACATATGACGGGCTTCTGGTTAACCAAACTGAACTATTTGTGCCATCTCTCAATGTTGACGGACAGCCTATTTTTGCCAACATCACTCTGCCAGTGTATACCCTGAAAGAGCGATGCCTCCAGGTTGTCCGAAGCCTAGTCAAGCCCGAGAACTACAGGAGACTGGACATCGTCAGGTCCCTCTACGAAGATCTGGAAGACCATCCTAATGTGCGGAAAGACCTGGAACGGCTAACACAGGAGCACATTGAAAATCAACGATTGGAATAG
- the LOC144250174 gene encoding von Hippel-Lindau disease tumor suppressor isoform X3 — MPRKAGSLEAAEEGAEEAGADEYSPEEYRREESGPEESDPEESDREESGAEEEMEAGRQRPVLRSVTSREPSQVIFCNRSPRVVLPVWLNFDGEPQPYPTLPPGTGRRIHSYRVYTLKERCLQVVRSLVKPENYRRLDIVRSLYEDLEDHPNVRKDLERLTQEHIENQRLE, encoded by the exons ATGCCCCGGAAGGCGGGGAGCCTGGAAGCGGCTGAGGAGGGCGCCGAGGAGGCGGGCGCCGATGAGTACAGCCCTGAGGAGTACCGCCGGGAGGAATCGGGCCCTGAGGAGTCCGATCCGGAGGAGTCAGACCGGGAGGAATCCGGCGCcgaggaggagatggaggccgGGCGGCAGCGGCCGGTGCTGCGCTCGGTGACCTCGCGCGAGCCCTCCCAGGTCATCTTTTGCAACCGCAGCCCGCGCGTCGTGCTACCTGTGTGGCTCAACTTCGACGGCGAGCCGCAGCCCTACCCCACGCTGCCGCCGGGCACGGGCCGCCGCATCCACAGCTACCGAG TGTATACCCTGAAAGAGCGATGCCTCCAGGTTGTCCGAAGCCTAGTCAAGCCCGAGAACTACAGGAGACTGGACATCGTCAGGTCCCTCTACGAAGATCTGGAAGACCATCCTAATGTGCGGAAAGACCTGGAACGGCTAACACAGGAGCACATTGAAAATCAACGATTGGAATAG